The Mastomys coucha isolate ucsf_1 unplaced genomic scaffold, UCSF_Mcou_1 pScaffold11, whole genome shotgun sequence genome includes a window with the following:
- the Fam83h gene encoding protein FAM83H isoform X2 gives MARRSQSSSQGDNPLAPGYLPPHYKEYYRLAVDALTEGGPEAYNRFLASEGAPDFLCPEELEHVSRHLQPPQYVAREPPEGSPPDVDMGGSSGTYWPVNSDQAVPELDLGWPLTFGFQGTEVTTLVQPPPPDSPSIKDEARRMIRSAQQVVAVVMDMFTDVDLLSEVLEAAARRVPVYILLDEMNAQHFLDMADKCRVNLHHVDFLRVRTVAGPTYYCRTGKSFKGHLKEKFLLVDCAVVMSGSYSFMWSFEKIHRSLAHVFQGELVSSFDEEFRILFAQSEPLVPSAGALARMDAYALAPYSGAGPLVGVPGVGAPTPFSFPKRAHLLFPPPREEGLGFPSFLDPDRHFLSAFRREELQRMPGGALEPHTGLRPLARPGEAGPLGELAGPRGFFQSRHLEMDAFKRHSYTAADGAGAVENFAAARQVSRQTFLSHGDDFRFQTSHFQRDQLYQQHYQWDPQFAPARPQGLFEKLRAGRPGFADPDDFALGAGHRFPELGADVHQRLEYVPSSASREVRHGSDPAFGPSPRGLEPSGASRPNLGQRFPCQATLRQGLDTAPEAEPERRGGPEGRAGLRHWRLASYLSGCHGDGGEEGLPMEAEACEDEVLAPGGRDLLPSSFRTPAAFPAKGPKPGSGSGGGDSSEREGPEETTLAKQDSFRSRLNPLIQRSSRLRSSLIFASQAEGAVGTTAATTEKVQLMHKEQTVSETLGPSGEAVRSSASAKVAELLEKYKGPARDPGGAGGAITSSSHSKAVVSQAWREEVVGPGGAGTERRSLESCLLDLRDSFAQQLHQEAERHPGAASLTAAQLLDTLGGTDRLPSRFLPAQGRSLSPQGRDSPPPEGLGTHQLPYSEPKGTPTPAYPDRKGSPTPAYPDRKGSPTPAYPDRKGSPTSGFPNRRGSPTTGLMEQKGSPTSTYPDRRGSPVPPVPERRGSPVPPVPERRGSLTFGGESSKTGPTEEVSSGPMEVLRKGSLRLRQLLSPKSERRGEDEGSFPAPQENGQPESPRRPSLSRGDSTEAAAEERGSRVRLASATANALYSSNLRDDTKAILEQISAHGQKHRAVPAPGASHSSPDVGRPTTAGDLAPDMSDKDKCSAIFRSDSLGTQGRLSRTLPASAEERDRLLRRMESMRKEKRVYSRFEVFCKKEEAGSSGAGDNLADEDTRDSKMGKFVPKILGTFKSKK, from the exons ATGGCCCGTCGCTCCCAAAGCAGCTCTCAGGGGGACAACCCATTGGCACCTGGCTACCTGCCACCTCACTACAAAGAATATTACCGCCTAGCGGTAGATGCATTGACTGAGGGGGGGCCAGAAGCCTACAACCGCTTCTTGGCATCCGAGGGGGCACCTGACTTCCTGTGCCCCGAGGAGCTGGAACACGTGAGCCGCCACCTGCAGCCCCCACAATATGTGGCCCGCGAACCCCCTGAAGGCAGCCCTCCTGATGTGGACATGGGTGGTTCCTCAGGCACCTACTGGCCAGTGAACTCAGACCAGGCTGTGCCCGAGCTGGACCTGGGCTGGCCCCTGACATTTGGCTTCCAAGGCACAGAGGTCACCACACTGGTACAGCCGCCGCCACCTGACAGCCCCAGCATCAAAGATGAAGCTCGGAGGATGATCCGCTCTGCCCAGCAG GTGGTAGCTGTGGTGATGGACATGTTCACTGACGTGGATCTGCTCAGTGAAGTCCTGGAGGCCGCTGCGAGGCGAGTTCCGGTCTACATTCTGCTAGATGAAATGAACGCCCAGCACTTCCTAGACATGGCGGACAAGTGTCGCGTCAACCTGCACCATGTGGAT TTCCTGCGTGTGCGCACAGTGGCAGGTCCTACTTACTACTGCCGCACTGGGAAGTCTTTCAAGGGCCATCTGAAAGAGAAGTTCTTGCTTGTGGACTGTGCTGTAGTGATGAGCGGCAGTTATAG CTTCATGTGGTCCTTCGAGAAAATCCACCGCAGCCTGGCTCATGTGTTCCAGGGAGAGTTGGTCTCCAGTTTTGACGAAGAGTTCCGCATTCTCTTCGCGCAGTCGGAGCCACTGGTGCCCTCAGCTGGAGCGCTAGCCCGCATGGATGCCTATGCGCTTGCTCCATATTCTGGGGCTGGGCCCCTGGTGGGCGTCCCCGGGGTTGGAGCACCAAcccctttttctttccctaaaCGGGCGCACCTCCTGTTCCCACCGCCCAGGGAAGAAGGCCTGGGTTTTCCCTCTTTCCTAGACCCTGACCGCCACTTCCTATCGGCTTTCCGCCGAGAGGAGCTGCAGCGAATGCCTGGCGGTGCATTGGAGCCTCACACGGGGCTCCGGCCACTGGCGCGTCCAGGTGAGGCTGGGCCGCTCGGAGAGCTGGCGGGCCCCCGGGGCTTCTTCCAGTCACGGCACCTGGAAATGGATGCCTTCAAGCGGCACAGCTACACAGCAGCCGATGGAGCTGGAGCCGTGGAGAACTTTGCAGCTGCACGGCAGGTGTCACGACAAACATTCCTCAGTCATGGTGATGACTTCCGTTTCCAGACCAGCCACTTCCAACGGGACCAGCTCTACCAGCAGCATTACCAATGGGACCCACAGTTTGCTCCTGCACGCCCACAGGGCCTCTTTGAGAAGCTTCGTGCAGGCCGACCTGGCTTTGCGGACCCTGACGACTTTGCACTAGGTGCGGGTCACCGCTTCCCAGAACTCGGTGCTGATGTGCACCAACGGCTGGAATACGTGCCATCCAGCGCATCTCGGGAGGTACGCCACGGCTCGGATCCCGCCTTTGGACCCAGCCCCCGTGGTCTGGAGCCCAGTGGGGCCTCGCGTCCCAATCTGGGCCAGCGTTTTCCATGCCAAGCGACCTTGAGGCAAGGCCTGGACACCGCTCCGGAGGCAGAGCCTGAGCGCAGGGGTGGACCCGAGGGCCGGGCTGGACTGCGTCACTGGCGCCTTGCCTCCTACCTGAGCGGCTGCCACGGTGATGGTGGGGAGGAGGGTCTACCCATGGAGGCCGAGGCCTGTGAAGATGAGGTGCTGGCTCCTGGAGGCCGGGACctgctcccctcctccttccGTACTCCTGCAGCCTTCCCAGCTAAAGGACCAAAGCCGGGCTCAGGAAGCGGTGGTGGTGACAGCTCCGAGCGAGAGGGCCCAGAAGAGACAACCCTGGCTAAGCAGGACTCCTTCCGCTCGCGCTTGAACCCGCTCATCCAGCGCAGCTCCAGGTTACGCTCCTCACTCATCTTCGCGTCACAAGCAGAGGGTGCTGTTGGGACCACAGCAGCCACCACTGAAAAAGTACAGCTGATGCACAAAGAGCAAACAGTCAGTGAAACTCTGGGCCCCAGCGGAGAGGCTGTTCGTTCCAGCGCCTCAGCTAAAGTGGCGGAGCTACTGGAGAAATACAAAGGCCCTGCCCGGGACCCTGGCGGTGCAGGGGGTGCCATCACTTCCTCCAGCCACAGCAAGGCTGTAGTGTCCCAGGCCTGGCGGGAGGAGGTGGTAGGACCAGGAGGAGCGGGAACTGAGCGCCGCAGCCTTGAGAGTTGCTTGCTTGACCTGCGAGATTCATTTGCCCAGCAGTTGCACCAGGAGGCAGAGCGTCACCCAGGAGCCGCTTCACTGACTGCTGCGCAACTGCTCGACACGCTGGGCGGCACAGACCGTCTGCCTTCACGTTTCCTCCCCGCCCAGGGCCGCTCTTTGTCTCCACAAGGTCGAGATAGCCCTCCGCCAGAAGGGCTTGGGACACACCAGTTGCCTTATTCTGAGCCAAAAGGGACCCCCACCCCAGCCTACCCTGACCGCAAGGGGAGCCCCACCCCAGCCTACCCTGACCGCAAGGGGAGCCCCACCCCAGCCTACCCTGACCGCAAGGGGAGCCCCACGTCTGGATTTCCCAATCGGAGGGGCAGTCCAACCACAGGATTGATGGAGCAGAAAGGGAGTCCCACCTCGACCTACCCAGACCGTAGGGGCAGCCCGGTGCCTCCAGTGCCTGAGCGCAGGGGTAGTCCAGTACCTCCTGTGCCTGAGCGCAGAGGCAGTCTCACCTTCGGTGGGGAGTCTTCGAAGACCGGGCCTACAGAGGAGGTGTCTAGCGGCCCCATGGAAGTCCTGCGAAAGGGTTCTCTCCGCCTCAGGCAGCTGCTGAGCCCCAAGAGCGAGCGGCGTGGGGAGGATGAGGGCAGCTTCCCAGCTCCGCAGGAAAATGGGCAGCCTGAGAGCCCCCGGCGACCCTCGCTGAGTCGGGGTGACAGCACCGAGGCTGCTGCAGAGGAGAGAGGCTCGAGGGTCCGCCTCGCTTCAGCTACCGCCAACGCTCTGTACAGCAGCAACCTGCGAGATGACACGAAGGCCATCCTGGAGCAAATCAGTGCCCACGGCCAGAAGCACCGCGCAGTCCCTGCTCCAGGTGCGTCCCATAGCAGCCCTGACGTTGGTCGCCCAACAACTGCAGGAGACTTGGCCCCAGACATGTCTGACAAGGACAAGTGTTCAGCCATCTTCCGCTCAGACAGCCTAGGGACACAAGGCCGGCTCAGCCGCACCCTGCCAGCCAGTGCAGAGGAGCGCGACCGGCTCCTTCGCCGCATGGAGAGCATGCGCAAAGAGAAGCGAGTCTACAGTCGCTTTGAGGTCTTCTGCAAAAAAGAAGAAGCTGGCAGTAGTGGGGCAGGAGACAACTTGGCAGATGAGGACACCAGGGACAGTAAAATGGGCAAATTTGTTCCCAAGATCCTGGGCACATTCAAAAGCAAAAAATGA
- the Fam83h gene encoding protein FAM83H isoform X1, translated as MSQAPGEQTSGERGTGFRAMSGKRGRGRARKPRGKRMGRAQRAAGQQGPEAEPPPPNTGGPQDQVGVALTEHVTSTQLASQGHSRATRPEQLQADWRPVQATALASELVLAPEHMEGCGAGAPIPALGPELLRLHEVQLCLAQEQLLLEDRRRQVQLQMQLWQEEQLWLQQLQEEQLWLQQLQEEQAWVHMEGLQLAVALEQLRSEGLEALQTQGQAPGANMARRSQSSSQGDNPLAPGYLPPHYKEYYRLAVDALTEGGPEAYNRFLASEGAPDFLCPEELEHVSRHLQPPQYVAREPPEGSPPDVDMGGSSGTYWPVNSDQAVPELDLGWPLTFGFQGTEVTTLVQPPPPDSPSIKDEARRMIRSAQQVVAVVMDMFTDVDLLSEVLEAAARRVPVYILLDEMNAQHFLDMADKCRVNLHHVDFLRVRTVAGPTYYCRTGKSFKGHLKEKFLLVDCAVVMSGSYSFMWSFEKIHRSLAHVFQGELVSSFDEEFRILFAQSEPLVPSAGALARMDAYALAPYSGAGPLVGVPGVGAPTPFSFPKRAHLLFPPPREEGLGFPSFLDPDRHFLSAFRREELQRMPGGALEPHTGLRPLARPGEAGPLGELAGPRGFFQSRHLEMDAFKRHSYTAADGAGAVENFAAARQVSRQTFLSHGDDFRFQTSHFQRDQLYQQHYQWDPQFAPARPQGLFEKLRAGRPGFADPDDFALGAGHRFPELGADVHQRLEYVPSSASREVRHGSDPAFGPSPRGLEPSGASRPNLGQRFPCQATLRQGLDTAPEAEPERRGGPEGRAGLRHWRLASYLSGCHGDGGEEGLPMEAEACEDEVLAPGGRDLLPSSFRTPAAFPAKGPKPGSGSGGGDSSEREGPEETTLAKQDSFRSRLNPLIQRSSRLRSSLIFASQAEGAVGTTAATTEKVQLMHKEQTVSETLGPSGEAVRSSASAKVAELLEKYKGPARDPGGAGGAITSSSHSKAVVSQAWREEVVGPGGAGTERRSLESCLLDLRDSFAQQLHQEAERHPGAASLTAAQLLDTLGGTDRLPSRFLPAQGRSLSPQGRDSPPPEGLGTHQLPYSEPKGTPTPAYPDRKGSPTPAYPDRKGSPTPAYPDRKGSPTSGFPNRRGSPTTGLMEQKGSPTSTYPDRRGSPVPPVPERRGSPVPPVPERRGSLTFGGESSKTGPTEEVSSGPMEVLRKGSLRLRQLLSPKSERRGEDEGSFPAPQENGQPESPRRPSLSRGDSTEAAAEERGSRVRLASATANALYSSNLRDDTKAILEQISAHGQKHRAVPAPGASHSSPDVGRPTTAGDLAPDMSDKDKCSAIFRSDSLGTQGRLSRTLPASAEERDRLLRRMESMRKEKRVYSRFEVFCKKEEAGSSGAGDNLADEDTRDSKMGKFVPKILGTFKSKK; from the exons ATGAGCCAGGCCCCTGGGGAGCAGACATCTGGTGAAAGAGGCACTGGATTCAGGGCCATGTCTGGGAAACGAGGGCGAGGGCGGGCTCGAAAGCCTCGAGGCAAGAGGATGGGCAGGGCCCAGCGGGCAGCTGGGCAGCAGGGCCCTGAGGCTGAGCCCCCGCCCCCCAACACAGGGGGCCCTCAGGACCAGGTGGGGGTGGCCCTGACAGAGCACGTGACGAGCACTCAGCTGGCTTCTCAGGGACACTCCAGGGCCACCAGGCCAGAGCAGCTACAGGCAGACTGGAGGCCAGTTCAGGCCACTGCTTTGGCATCCGAGCTGGTGCTGGCCCCTGAGCACATGGAGGGCTGTGGAGCCGGGGCCCCCATACCAGCCCTGGGGCCTGAACTGCTGAGACTCCACGAAGTCCAGCTGTGCCTAGCCCAGGAGCAGCTGCTGCTGGAGGACCGGAGGCGGCAGGTCCAGCTGCAGATGCAGCTGTGGCAGGAGGAGCAGCTGTGGCTGCAGCAGCTGCAGGAGGAGCAGCTATGGCTGCAGCAGCTGCAGGAGGAGCAGGCCTGGGTGCACATGGAGGGGCTGCAGCTGGCTGTGGCCCTGGAGCAGCTCCGGAGTGAGGGTCTCGAGGCACTGCAAACCCAAGGCCAG GCCCCTGGCGCCAACATGGCCCGTCGCTCCCAAAGCAGCTCTCAGGGGGACAACCCATTGGCACCTGGCTACCTGCCACCTCACTACAAAGAATATTACCGCCTAGCGGTAGATGCATTGACTGAGGGGGGGCCAGAAGCCTACAACCGCTTCTTGGCATCCGAGGGGGCACCTGACTTCCTGTGCCCCGAGGAGCTGGAACACGTGAGCCGCCACCTGCAGCCCCCACAATATGTGGCCCGCGAACCCCCTGAAGGCAGCCCTCCTGATGTGGACATGGGTGGTTCCTCAGGCACCTACTGGCCAGTGAACTCAGACCAGGCTGTGCCCGAGCTGGACCTGGGCTGGCCCCTGACATTTGGCTTCCAAGGCACAGAGGTCACCACACTGGTACAGCCGCCGCCACCTGACAGCCCCAGCATCAAAGATGAAGCTCGGAGGATGATCCGCTCTGCCCAGCAG GTGGTAGCTGTGGTGATGGACATGTTCACTGACGTGGATCTGCTCAGTGAAGTCCTGGAGGCCGCTGCGAGGCGAGTTCCGGTCTACATTCTGCTAGATGAAATGAACGCCCAGCACTTCCTAGACATGGCGGACAAGTGTCGCGTCAACCTGCACCATGTGGAT TTCCTGCGTGTGCGCACAGTGGCAGGTCCTACTTACTACTGCCGCACTGGGAAGTCTTTCAAGGGCCATCTGAAAGAGAAGTTCTTGCTTGTGGACTGTGCTGTAGTGATGAGCGGCAGTTATAG CTTCATGTGGTCCTTCGAGAAAATCCACCGCAGCCTGGCTCATGTGTTCCAGGGAGAGTTGGTCTCCAGTTTTGACGAAGAGTTCCGCATTCTCTTCGCGCAGTCGGAGCCACTGGTGCCCTCAGCTGGAGCGCTAGCCCGCATGGATGCCTATGCGCTTGCTCCATATTCTGGGGCTGGGCCCCTGGTGGGCGTCCCCGGGGTTGGAGCACCAAcccctttttctttccctaaaCGGGCGCACCTCCTGTTCCCACCGCCCAGGGAAGAAGGCCTGGGTTTTCCCTCTTTCCTAGACCCTGACCGCCACTTCCTATCGGCTTTCCGCCGAGAGGAGCTGCAGCGAATGCCTGGCGGTGCATTGGAGCCTCACACGGGGCTCCGGCCACTGGCGCGTCCAGGTGAGGCTGGGCCGCTCGGAGAGCTGGCGGGCCCCCGGGGCTTCTTCCAGTCACGGCACCTGGAAATGGATGCCTTCAAGCGGCACAGCTACACAGCAGCCGATGGAGCTGGAGCCGTGGAGAACTTTGCAGCTGCACGGCAGGTGTCACGACAAACATTCCTCAGTCATGGTGATGACTTCCGTTTCCAGACCAGCCACTTCCAACGGGACCAGCTCTACCAGCAGCATTACCAATGGGACCCACAGTTTGCTCCTGCACGCCCACAGGGCCTCTTTGAGAAGCTTCGTGCAGGCCGACCTGGCTTTGCGGACCCTGACGACTTTGCACTAGGTGCGGGTCACCGCTTCCCAGAACTCGGTGCTGATGTGCACCAACGGCTGGAATACGTGCCATCCAGCGCATCTCGGGAGGTACGCCACGGCTCGGATCCCGCCTTTGGACCCAGCCCCCGTGGTCTGGAGCCCAGTGGGGCCTCGCGTCCCAATCTGGGCCAGCGTTTTCCATGCCAAGCGACCTTGAGGCAAGGCCTGGACACCGCTCCGGAGGCAGAGCCTGAGCGCAGGGGTGGACCCGAGGGCCGGGCTGGACTGCGTCACTGGCGCCTTGCCTCCTACCTGAGCGGCTGCCACGGTGATGGTGGGGAGGAGGGTCTACCCATGGAGGCCGAGGCCTGTGAAGATGAGGTGCTGGCTCCTGGAGGCCGGGACctgctcccctcctccttccGTACTCCTGCAGCCTTCCCAGCTAAAGGACCAAAGCCGGGCTCAGGAAGCGGTGGTGGTGACAGCTCCGAGCGAGAGGGCCCAGAAGAGACAACCCTGGCTAAGCAGGACTCCTTCCGCTCGCGCTTGAACCCGCTCATCCAGCGCAGCTCCAGGTTACGCTCCTCACTCATCTTCGCGTCACAAGCAGAGGGTGCTGTTGGGACCACAGCAGCCACCACTGAAAAAGTACAGCTGATGCACAAAGAGCAAACAGTCAGTGAAACTCTGGGCCCCAGCGGAGAGGCTGTTCGTTCCAGCGCCTCAGCTAAAGTGGCGGAGCTACTGGAGAAATACAAAGGCCCTGCCCGGGACCCTGGCGGTGCAGGGGGTGCCATCACTTCCTCCAGCCACAGCAAGGCTGTAGTGTCCCAGGCCTGGCGGGAGGAGGTGGTAGGACCAGGAGGAGCGGGAACTGAGCGCCGCAGCCTTGAGAGTTGCTTGCTTGACCTGCGAGATTCATTTGCCCAGCAGTTGCACCAGGAGGCAGAGCGTCACCCAGGAGCCGCTTCACTGACTGCTGCGCAACTGCTCGACACGCTGGGCGGCACAGACCGTCTGCCTTCACGTTTCCTCCCCGCCCAGGGCCGCTCTTTGTCTCCACAAGGTCGAGATAGCCCTCCGCCAGAAGGGCTTGGGACACACCAGTTGCCTTATTCTGAGCCAAAAGGGACCCCCACCCCAGCCTACCCTGACCGCAAGGGGAGCCCCACCCCAGCCTACCCTGACCGCAAGGGGAGCCCCACCCCAGCCTACCCTGACCGCAAGGGGAGCCCCACGTCTGGATTTCCCAATCGGAGGGGCAGTCCAACCACAGGATTGATGGAGCAGAAAGGGAGTCCCACCTCGACCTACCCAGACCGTAGGGGCAGCCCGGTGCCTCCAGTGCCTGAGCGCAGGGGTAGTCCAGTACCTCCTGTGCCTGAGCGCAGAGGCAGTCTCACCTTCGGTGGGGAGTCTTCGAAGACCGGGCCTACAGAGGAGGTGTCTAGCGGCCCCATGGAAGTCCTGCGAAAGGGTTCTCTCCGCCTCAGGCAGCTGCTGAGCCCCAAGAGCGAGCGGCGTGGGGAGGATGAGGGCAGCTTCCCAGCTCCGCAGGAAAATGGGCAGCCTGAGAGCCCCCGGCGACCCTCGCTGAGTCGGGGTGACAGCACCGAGGCTGCTGCAGAGGAGAGAGGCTCGAGGGTCCGCCTCGCTTCAGCTACCGCCAACGCTCTGTACAGCAGCAACCTGCGAGATGACACGAAGGCCATCCTGGAGCAAATCAGTGCCCACGGCCAGAAGCACCGCGCAGTCCCTGCTCCAGGTGCGTCCCATAGCAGCCCTGACGTTGGTCGCCCAACAACTGCAGGAGACTTGGCCCCAGACATGTCTGACAAGGACAAGTGTTCAGCCATCTTCCGCTCAGACAGCCTAGGGACACAAGGCCGGCTCAGCCGCACCCTGCCAGCCAGTGCAGAGGAGCGCGACCGGCTCCTTCGCCGCATGGAGAGCATGCGCAAAGAGAAGCGAGTCTACAGTCGCTTTGAGGTCTTCTGCAAAAAAGAAGAAGCTGGCAGTAGTGGGGCAGGAGACAACTTGGCAGATGAGGACACCAGGGACAGTAAAATGGGCAAATTTGTTCCCAAGATCCTGGGCACATTCAAAAGCAAAAAATGA